The genomic interval ATTGGCAGAGAAGGTAGGAGCCAATTTCCAAGGTGCTGGcagaaataaattaaaacacTGGTTAGAAGGTATTTCTCAACCCTCAGAggcttctctgagcagctgtgCCTTGTGTTTGGTACTTTCATGCTGAATATTTCAGGAGGCACCCACACTTACTTCATGGGGCTGAGAAAAGCTGCCAAGAACAAAGTTTTTAGACGAGTCCACTTCCTTTGCCTCTTGCCTTCAGCTATGCATGGATTAAGAGGCATTGGTAACGGTCCCACAGCGACTTTTGCCACCAGCACTAGAAATATATCCTGAGGTCCTACAAATGAGGGCTTCACTCCACTGAGAGCTGCACACTTTCAGTCTGTtttggtggctgctgctgctgctgctcgtacttccttgctgaaaaaaaaagacaatacCATTTATAATGTACAGGTAcctatagagtcatagaatctgtTTGGTTGGAGAAAACCTTTAAGACcaacaagtccaaccattatttaactctaccaagcctggtgctatcccatgaccctcagcaacatctctctgcctcttttaaataCACGTAAAGGTCTCCACCACTTCTTCATTCAACCACTTCTCTAGGGAaactgtttcagtgtttgagaatCTTTTCCATCaacaagtttcttctcatatccaacctaaacatcccctggtgcaactttaaactgtttcttctcatcctaccacttaatgctagggagaagagaccacccacCTCAatctgacctcctttcagggatttgtagagaacaatgaggtctccactcagcttccttttctccagcctaaacaataccagctccatcagctgctcctcagcagacctgctctccagatccttcaccagctttgttgcccttctctggatccactATAGCACCTCGAGGTATTCCTTGTAGTGAGAAGCCCCaaagtgaacacagtactcaaggtgtggcctcatcagtgctgactacagggggATAATCTCTTGCttgatcctgctggtcacactattgctgatctgGGCCAGGACGCTGGTGACCTTGGCTACTAGAGTATACACTGGCTCGTCTTCAGCCACCATCAGTCAACACCTCCTGGTCTTTCTCTGgtggacagctttccagccactctgcccaaagcccagagcacTCGCAGGATTGTCAcaacccaagtgcagaacccaacAATTAGCCTCATTTAATCTCATCcctctggcctcagcccatcaatccagcTTGTCCATGTGTGTGCATGGATACACATCTATATATCTACCCATACAAATATGGTAACAATCATTAGAGAATATAATGTCACAACTTAGCCACACAAAAGTTTCAGTCACCCTGTGGAACTGGTCCCTTAGTGTATGACCTTTGAAAGGCTGAACAGTAGGGTCATGGCAAGATGTCAGTAAATTAATGGCAGAGAACTAGGGTTCTATTCAGGTCTATTCAtttagaaaggaaaatgaaaattaaaggCCATGGCTTCAGAAGTATTATTACAAATGGCCTGAACACTGTCACACTGTTGATCTCCCCATCACTCATCCACAATACCCAAACCACAAGATGGCAACTACACTGACTTCAAAATTAACATGCTTAGCAAGACAAAAGAAGATCAAAGAGTTGTGTGGTGGAACAAGCATCACCACTGAATGTCAGCAGGCGTGCCTCTGTTGGAAGCACAACCTTTTTTTCATACCTACAGAATGCCTGATTTAAGAATCATCTTTACATTAGATCTTTACATTTAAAAGATGGTTTCAAGTCATCAAGTATTTATTACCTGGATTACCTCTGCAGGTAGAGGCAAAGGAAGTGCAGGTGTTTCTCTGAATTGGACCTCTGTAATATCTAAgtgaccttgctttagcaggagggttggactaatgatcttcagaggtgccttccaacccctaccatcctgtgattctggaaTCCCATATTCCAGAGAATGGGGCTCTTTCCTACCTCCATCCTGACCTTCAGCATTAAGATGGGAGTAGCAACACTTGTCTGTAGAGCAAAAGTCTCACTTATTTTGAAGTTATGAAGTTGATTTACTCATGATTCCACAAATCTATCCACACTTTCACAACATGCAGACTTCCCTAGCTCCTTTTAACTTCAACACTAGACTAGTTTTGACAGCTAGATGGGAATCCCACTGAGGCTCCCTCACCTCACCCCGTACGTCTCTTCACACCTCAATGCTGTAACCATTGCACCTGCAGAACCTGTGCTCACATGGTCCTGTGGGACAGGGGCTCCAGCCTGATTTCCCCCTCTTATAAATTATAAGACAGGCAAGTTCGAGGGCACTCCTGCAGTAACTGTCCCCAGAGGCCTAGGCAACCCTCTCGTTCCTTTCACTTACCGATCGAGtacatcttcagctgctgccgcAGGCCCGGGGTAGCCTCCCGTTCCTTTCACTTACCGATCGAgtacatctccagctgctgccgcAGGCCCGGGGTGGCCTCCCGTTCCTTTCACTTACCGATCGAgtacatctccagctgctgccgcAGGCGAATCTTTTTCATGCTGTCATAGAAGTTGGGCTCGGGGGGCGTCTCGGCGGCCGGGGGTAAGGTGAAGATGCGCATGATCCTCCTCTTGTTCCTGTGAGGGGGGCGAAAGGCGGTGAGCTGCCGGGCCCGGGCCGGCTACACGTGGGGCCGGCGCCGTCGCAGCCCGGCGGCAGCTCTCGTCCCGCCCCCGCGGCCTCCCCGCACGCCCCCAGCGGCCTGCTCTCACCGCCGGGCGTAGACCAGGAGGGCGAGGCTGGCCAACACCACCAGCAGGTAGACGTTGGTGGCCTCGTTCCACGCTTCATGCACCGAGTAGTCGATGGCTGCGCTGTCGCCCAGCGCCGCCGAGCCGCCCCCTGCCcccgcggccgccgccgccgccgccattgGGAAGCGCGGCCGGTCGGGGCGAGGCGCGGCGGGAAGTGACGTCAGGCGGGCCGGAGCGCGGCGCCGCCATCTCGGGCTGGGCGCCTCACGCTGTGGGTGCCTTCAGCTGCGCAGTCTGCGGGGAGAGACGTGAGGGCGGGACCGCGCCTCTGCCAGGGGCTCTCCCGTCTGCAGTGAGATGCGGACAGTGACAGAGCCCGGGTGGCAGAGCATGGCACACACACCCTGCGGCGTGCTCCGGTGAAGAACAGCATGCCCGCAGCCATCAGCCGAGCCAACCCCGTAGGCGCGGGTTAAGCTCGGGAACCTGTACTGCCCTGCTCCTAAACTGTTAAAGGATGAGAGTCGTCTCAGGCCCATAGCTCTTTGAAACCCTGCTTTGCAGAACAgaaagtcacagaaccacagggcggtaggggttggaaaggacccatggagatcatctggtccaaacccctgccaaagcTGGGTCACCGAGAGCGAACTGCGCAGGAACGCAGCCAGATGTGGGAACTCTCCTGGGCAGGAGCTCCAcgacctttctgggcagcctggtccagtgctctgttaacCTTCAGAGTAAAGAATTCTACTCCATGTGCTtcttgtgttctagtttgtgctcactgccccttgttctgctgccgaCCACCACCTTATCCCCTTGGCCCTCACTGTCACTATCCCAACATCTGCCTGACTCAGAGTCTCAGGACTCTTACTGGAACTGCTTTGCAAAATCAATGCTTGACTCTTTTCCAGTGCCCCAGTAAGGACTTGCACTGACAGGGGTTCAGGCAGGTTTAATTTACTGAAGTGACAGATAAAAGAGACTGGGCGCTGCCAGTGCTAAATGCACTGACTTCAGGTGCTTGAGCTGAAGTTAATAAATCTCAAGTAACATCCAACACAGTCAGGTGCAAATGTTTGCAATAGTGCTAATGTGTAACAGTGATAATATTGCAGCAGAAGTTCAGCCCTGCATTGAAGGTGCAGTTCGTACCAACCAGATGTCCCTATCTTGGGTGaaggaagagcagcacagccGGCTGAACATCCATGTCTCTGCAAATCCACGGTCTTTCCCCCAGGACAGGTCATTCCCTCATGGTTTATTTTACCCTAATCCCAGCTGTTGCTGCCTTGTAGGCACAGTTTAGCATGATTTGGGAGGAGAGTAATGTGATCCAAGGGacggagcacctctgctatgaggataggctgagggagctggggttgttcagcctcaaGAGGAGAAAACTCTGGGGAGACCGTAGAGCTGTCTTCCAAAACCTGGaaggaacctacaggaaggctggagagtgatgtttcataggatcacaggatgttaggggttggaagggacacaaagagatcatcgagtccaactcccctgccggagcaggacatCCCCctcctggagcaggacaataagggtgtcaagcaacaggacaagggggaatggtttcaaagtgagggagagcaggcttagtctggatcttaggaagaagttcttcagtatgagggtggtgaaactctggaatgggctgcccagggaggctgtggatgtcccctccttggGGGTGTACAAAGCCAGGTTtgatgaggccatgagcaaccAAGTCAAATggcatccctgtccatggcagggaggttggagtagatgatttctaaggtcccttccaatctaagccattctatgagtaTATGATATGTTTagcatgtcctgtctttggCTCATTATTGTACTGAGAGGTGCCAGCTTTAGTATTAAAATTGCAGTTAGGCAAAGGCCTTTACTCAGACACTGCAGCTTTCAAAAGCTGTTTTGAAGCTTCTTAGTTTTGTTGGTTTAGCCTTCCTTCAGCAGTTTCAGTCAAAACGGGCATCTTACTCTAACAAGACCACTTCCTTCAGCCACTTGGCAGGCCAGCTCTGCAGATCATGGTTTCCAGAGGTAACATGAATGCCTCTGAGTTGTAAgcatctcagcctttcttctggAGTGCTCTAAATTAACCTTCACTCCTTTCCCACAGCAAGCACAGGCATACAGCAGTCTTGCTTTTCATGGTGTGCAGAGCCATCAGAGGTATGaattcagcagctctgagagcctggcaggcatGGAGTCTAAAGCACCTTGAGACACCCAGGCTGGTGCTAGCTCAGTGGCAACAGAACCATGGGATGTAGCTCAGCAGTGCGTGGGGGCAAGGGAAAAAGAGGTTCGGCTTGTCACAAGCTTTCACTTGTCACATAGGAACTAAATTTGACAGAGTAGGGTTTCAAAATAGAAACAGCACCCTCTGAAAGAGCttgcctcttttctttcttcttttttttttcctttttctcaacATGGGAGTTGCTGGATATTCAGATGCTGGAGCAACATAGCTTACTCCTATGCTCCATATGCTCCTGATGACAAAAATTACAATTCTAGGGTTATGCTTTGGCAGAAAAGGTGGAGCACAGCAAGCGTTTCACTTTAGAAACTCAGAAAGTTGTCTGCACTGCACCATGAGATGCAAATGAAGTAGGCAAAGGATATTCTAACACTTCTAACACACATACTAATgcccttcttctttttttaactgcCTAATGTGGCATATTTAAGCTATGTGATAGATGAGGTGTGCTGCCTTTTATCCTCCCTTGCATCTTTCAGTCTGCCTCTGGTCCTGATACTTCCTTGTTCCACATCTTCCTTTAGCTACTGGACCTATTACAACACAGCCATTATGGGTACTGCTCCTCTCCCTTTGCTTTACACATATTTGGGATATATGCTTATGTTGCAGTTATTTGTCTTCACCCTTTTGAAGacaaaagggagggggggagtaTTTCTAGGATGTGATTTACTTAACCTGTGTCAGACATTCAGAATGATGACTCCTGTGCCCAGAAGGTGCTATGACTCCTtactgaggaggaggagtttAAACATCTTGCTTGGATGGCACTGTGTCCAGCAAGCCTGGGGAAACTGTCCTTCGGGAAGCAGTGCAAGAGGTGCAATGCCATTCTCTTTCCATGCTATGGAAAATGATTAGTTTTAAAGGCCTTAAGATCAGGACACAAAGAGGATATAAGTGCAAACAGCAgtaggaaagaaagggaaaaaaaaaagctaaggcACTGCTGTCTTGAGAAAAGTTCATTGCCCCACATGGTGTGGGAAAGAAGAGCAGAACAGCAATTAGGCATAATTCTAGGTCATTAAATTGGGATGGCACCCATGCACAGAACTGTGGAAACcacaaggaagggaaaaaagagtctGTCACTTACACAACATGACACCAGACAGTTAATTAAGCATGGTTTCACAGGGACTTTAAACAGTTTCTCAGTGAAGCtgaggctttttgtttgttttttttagtgTGTTGAACTTTCCTGCTAACAGGCTTGACAAGCACTGTGGAAAAAAAGTGGAAAGAATAAGCATAAGTAACTTGAGTGCTCTTTATATTTCACCTCTAGGCCTTGGCTGAGATCAGGCTGACTATTGCGAGGAGTAGAAAGGTTGTGAGGTTGTTTTTAAGCTGTACCTAAAACCACCTTTTCTATTAACCTTGCAGTTCTGCTCTTGGACAACCAGGGAGGAGACAGAATGCTTCATCCCAGCTTCCCATCCAGAGCAAAACAAGGCCTGTGCCCACAAAGCATGACTTCACATCTCAGGGTTTCTCTGCAGTTTCCAACAAGCAGGAACAGACTCTGCCTCACTCTGCAGGTGCCTGATTTGGATTTAAGGCTCAGCTAATCCACCCACCCCCAACCTAGAAGtgaaacagagagagattttcTTCACccacatagaatggtttgggttgggagggacctcagaaatcatctagttccaattccctgccatgggcagggacaccctccactagcccagattgctcaaggcctcatccaccctggtcttggacacctccagggagggagcatccatccacagcctcatggacaatctgttccagtgtctcaccaccttcattggaaagaacttcttcctaatatccagtctcagtctaccctcctcaagcctCAGTCCATCCCCACTCAACCACATGCCCCTCTGAAGATAGCAAATGCTAAACATCAGGTAGGACAGGGTTGAACTGAGGAGCACTGAGTGACTGTGGCAGTCTTGCAAACCTGACAGAAAGAGCTGATCTCCCACTTGCTGGCCTGGATTGTAGCAATGGGAGATCTGGTGGTGACTTCCTTGAGGAATCTGGTTCAGATTCCAAAGTTGGTTGACCCCGATGTCCAGGTTAGTTTGTCCTGCTACACTCTTGTTTCCTTTGGGAAAAAGCTTGGGCTTTTGTTTCAGTCTTGGGCCCCTGAGACCCCTTTAGAAATGGGAATGCAGCAGCTGTTGAATTCGGTTAGAGCAGCCAGGGCTTGCAGTTGTAATGTTGTGCACAAGAAATGGTGTGACCTGTCCATGTGGATTATGTGGCATGTTTATTTGTAGCTCAGATGAGCTGGGATGGCATAAGCAATGGTCCTGTACACTGCTGATGCATGAGGACATCAGCTGCTTTCTATTTCTTTATGCTAAAGGTGCTTGCAGGGAACAGGTTGTCATTTGCACTGTGCCCTGTGTAGCATCTGACCTCCAGGATCCTGGCCTGTGAGCAAAACAACTAAATAATGGATAATAATagtaatgatgatgatgatgtagCATCAGCTCTTCAAGCAAAGCACAGCTAAGAGACAGATCCAACTTTAGTGGCTACA from Pogoniulus pusillus isolate bPogPus1 chromosome 9, bPogPus1.pri, whole genome shotgun sequence carries:
- the SMIM19 gene encoding small integral membrane protein 19, which codes for MAAAAAAAGAGGGSAALGDSAAIDYSVHEAWNEATNVYLLVVLASLALLVYARRNKRRIMRIFTLPPAAETPPEPNFYDSMKKIRLRQQLEMYSIARKYEQQQQQPPKQTESVQLSVE